CAGCATGGTCACCGCACCCACACCCAAGGAGCGCAGACGCCGCAACGATTCGCGAGCATTATCGCGCGGCACGTCGCGCAGCACGATACGTGCGGCCAGAAGCCCATCAACCGAAACGTACGCCACCATTTCGTCGGCCGCACGAGGGCTAAACCGCGAAGTCGAGAAAGCATCGCTCTCACGTGAGGCGGCATCCGCATCATCGCTTGATGAGGCAGAATTTTCCAAGTAATCGTTATCAGCCCGAACGCCTGCAGACTTTTCCCTATTATTTCGGTTGTCTTGATTATCCTGCGAACATACAGCAGAGCCGCCTATCTGCGCCGAAGCAGAGGTACCGGCAATTTCGGCAACGCCGGATTTCGCGGCGACGCTTACGTTGTCATCGGCATGATTCGGCATTGCCACCCCAGCAAGCGCACCACCGCCGCCAGCGTTTGCGCCCGCTGCGAAACTCAGCCGGCCGACGCGCACCATGTGGCCCTCGACCATGCCCCGCACACCGCTGCCAGCATCTTCGTGCACGTCCTTGACCACCGGGAAAGCAGTGCGACCGTTGTGCAACTTCTTCGACGCCGCGGCCCCGGCAGCGACGATGCCCTGCGCGAGGATATGCACCGAATAGGTCTCCACCACCGCGGCAAGCTCGACGATGACGTCTTCAAGACGTGACGCATCGGAAGATTCAGACCGGCCAGCGCTATCGGTACCTACAGCAACAACCTCACCGGCGTTAGTGGGACCGCTCTCATCGTTGTGCACGGCAACGGACTCACCGGCATCGGCAGAATCATCCTCACCGCCATCAGCGTTTCCGCCGTTGTTGCCAACACTGCCCATGGCAGCGTCATTGTTTTCGTCGTTGAGGCCAGCCACGGAATCGGCTCTTAAGCCCAAAAGCCCAGGCAGCCGCCCACGCGCCTCGTCCGGCACGTCAACCCGCACAACCTGCGGCCTGGTGACCGTAAGCGTGCCAGTTTTATCGAAGAAAATATGCGAGACCTTGCCGAGATTTTCCAGAACCTCCTGCGTTTTCGTCAGGATTCCGGCCTTCGCGAGCCTTCCCGTTCCAGCCATATACGCTACAGGTGCGGCGATGAGCAGCGGGCAGGGCGTGGCCAGAACGAGCACCTGCGCAAACCGTTCCGGGGTGCCGGAAGCGATCCACGCGGCAACGCCGATCACCAGCGAAATAATGGTGAACGGCACCGCGAGCACATCGGCGGTCTTCACCACGGGCGCACGCGAGGCACGCGCGGAATCGACCAGCTGCATGGTCTGCTGATACTGCGAATCCTGCGCCAGCTGCGTGGCACGCATCACGATCATCGTCGAGCCGTTGATGGCTCCGCTCATCACGCGAGCGCCCGCAAACACGGTGCGTGGCAACGGTTCGCCATTGATGGCGCTCAAGTCGAGCGTCGCCGTGCCGCTCAAAAGCTTGCCGTCCACCGGAATCGTCTCGCCGGGCAAGACCACCAGCACATCGCCGAGCGCCACCTGGCCGACCGGCACGGTGTGGAAATGAGCGTCTTGCGCGGCCTGTGATTCCATGGTTTTCACAGCCTGCGAGGTTCGGGCCAGCGATCCGCCGATAAATGTATGCCGTGCCAGCGAGCCTGCCGGCTGGGTGCGCTTCCCTCGGGAATCTTGCGAACCGTTCCGGGAGCTTGCGGCATTGTCCTTCGCCACGGAAGAAAGCTCGCAGTTGCAATCATCGGCATCAATCACGCACAGGTTGTTTTCCCGTTCGCGCGCATTCCCTTTCGGCAACGCGGCAGCCAACGTTGCCCGGAAACCGTCGGCCAAACGCTTGTCGCTGCTGGCAAACAGCGCGGCAAGATGGTCGTTTTCGGCAAACTCCTCCCGTTTCATGGTTTCGGCACAAGTGGCGCCGACTTTGCTCGCCGGAGAATAGCGTTTGACCGTTTTATCCGGATTCTCAGGAACGCCCGCACCCCCAGTATTGCCGACCGTTTCCAGACTATCGGCACGCTTAGCGTCACCAATAGTCCCAACGTTATTTGTATTATCTATACTTTCGATATCCGCATGATTCCCGTCGTTCTGCGGTCCGGTTGTATCGGCAGAGTGACCGCCATCCACTTTCCCGGCCGCACCGACCCCGGGCAAATCCGAGATATGCGCCATCTGCGGGGCGGCGGCGACCAGGGCGCTCAGGTTGCTTTCGGCCTTGGTCTGCGCGAATTCTTCGATGGCTTCGCCCGACCAAATCATCAATACCACGGCCCAAGCCGCCCAATACTCCTGCACGCCAAGTGTGGAAAGCAGCGCAAGGATCGCGAGCACGTCGATGCCCACATGGCCGGCCTTCAAGGAAGCGATCATGCCGCAGATGGAATCGAAAACGGAATAGGCAACGAGCAGCACCACGATAAGCTGGCCGACGGAAGGGTTGAACGCGAACGGACCGACGTGCCACGCTCCGACAGCTGGCGGAGCCGCCACAAAATTGCCGATTTTCAGTGCACCGAAGCCGCCCAGCCATGGACGATAATTCCAGAACAATGCCACAAAAACCGCAGCAACAATAGTGATGGGAAGCATCGGTACCTGTCGGCAGATACCAGCAGCCTTGCGAATAATCCGCATGATTCTCCTTGCGCGTGTGCTGCTAAAGCCACGAGTCACACAAGTTACGCGGCCAAAGCAAGTTGGTCACGCCTTGTTAACCCACCGGCGACGCGAAGCCACCGATACACGGCGTAAAGATTATGAAATCAAGTATAGCGGTATCACGTCGACAACCCGTCCCAAAAACTCGCGTGGGTCGCCACGGATCCTGCAAGGAGCAGCAGCCGCTATATGATGCCGAAGAAATAAGCGACGTGGGCATCGAACCACGCGTAGCCGAGGTCGAAGACGGGCAGAAAACCGGTGCGCATCATCATCCCGAATGCGGCCCACGCACAAGCCAAAGCGACGAAAGCCAGCAACCAGAGCAACGTGGTGAGCAAGGCGATTTTCGCCCGCAGACGGCCGGCCGAACGGTGGCGGCGACCGAGACGGCTTGCATCACGGAATTCCTGGTCTTGCGCCTCGAACCGGTCAAGGGCATCGGCAAGGATACGGCTCAGCCGCGCACGGCGGCGACGGGTGAGCGCCATGCCCACCGCAGCCAGCATGACCAGCACCAGAAACAGCCACATCGTCCACAAGGGCGCACCGCTCGGCTGGGTCGCGGGCACTCCCTCCCCCACAAAATGGCCGCGAACGAGCAGGCGATGGTCGTTGACGCCGTAGGGCGTGCAGGTGAGCAGCGTGACGTAGTTGCCGCCGTCAATCGGCTGCAACCGGCTCACGTCGTCGGGCAACACCACGGAAATCCGGTCGACCCGGTAACTCAGCCGATGGTTCAGCACACGAATCTGAAAAACGTTCCCACGCTTCAATTGCGTGAGGTTGTCGAAAAGAATATGGCCGACGAGACCGGTGTGGCCGGTGACGACGGGCTGGATGCCGGTGTCGTCGGTCGGCAGCGGGGTCGTGGCGAGATGACCGGTGGCCCGCGCCAGCGCCTCGTCCGAAGTGCCGTGCTCGATAGGCAGCTTCACATGAATCTTGGGGATGTCGACATATCCCATCATGCCTTTGCCATCCACATTGAGCGTTTGGTAATAGCGGTCGAAAGGCGCTTTGATGTTGGCGTTGCGGAACGGGTCGCGCACCGGCAGACGCCCGATTTCGGCATTATACGACTTGGCATCGTTCCACATCCGCCGCTGGGCAGACGGCGAAAGCTTGGAGACGATGGCATCGTAGGCGTCGATGGCGGCCTGCGGCTGGCGATAGTTCACATAATCCGCGACCAGCGGATAGAGGAAAATCGCCAGCCCGACCAAGAAAATGACTATATCGATGAGGCTGCGGGGCTTGCGCGCCTTCGCGTGACGGGCAGACAAACCGGGCGCGACAGAAGCAACCGAGCCCGTGCGGCTGACGGTTCCATCCGGTTCGATGGTTCCATCCGATTCAACGGTTCCAACAACCGCGCTCGTCTGATCGGGTTCAACCGGTTTGGCCAACACGTCAGAGCCAGTCGCCTCAGCTGCCTTGGCTGCCTCCGCATGGCCGGCAGCATCCACCGAATCGGTCGTCTCGATTGCCTCCGCCCCGGATGTTTCCGCCTTGCCGGCCGCGTCCGCTGCCTCGGTCGAAGAACCGCCCGATCGGACGGTACGGCTTGCCACGACCCTCCTCATCGACTTCGCCGGTTTCACCGCGCGGTCGTCTGTTCCGCTTTCAGAACCGCACGATGACGACGCCATGCGGCGAGCGCCATCACCATCGCGCCCAGCACCAAGAAGAGCACAATGCCCATGCCACCGGTAAGCGGCAGTCCCAAAGGTCGGCCGAAGATATCGGTGGCCTTCCAGTTCTTCATGCCGACAGTGATGAGTTTGCCGAAGACGTCCTTGGCATCTTTGGGTGCGCTCTCGTACGCGCCGAACAAAGAACTCGACTTAGTGTTGGACGGGTCGTAACCGGCAGGGAAGATACCTTCCGGGTTTGAAGTGACGATGTCTTCCTCGCTCTTGCCCGCAATCGCGCTGAAGTCGAGCTGTTTGAAGACCTCGCGCGCACGCGCGTACCCCACGGGTGCCTTGTATTCCTCGATGTTGACCTTGAGACCCACGCCCTTCCAGGTCGTCGGATCGGAAGGATCGGTTTTCTCCATCACCGGCAGATCGACGAAGCTGACGATACCGGCATTGTTGGAAGCCGCCTCGATGAAATCGACACCTTCCGGCCGCTTGTCGCTGTCGGCGTAGAACTTGCCATCGCTGGCCAGGAAGCGCGCGTCGCTGTCCGGATCCGAA
The window above is part of the Bifidobacterium sp. ESL0704 genome. Proteins encoded here:
- a CDS encoding HAD-IC family P-type ATPase, whose protein sequence is MRIIRKAAGICRQVPMLPITIVAAVFVALFWNYRPWLGGFGALKIGNFVAAPPAVGAWHVGPFAFNPSVGQLIVVLLVAYSVFDSICGMIASLKAGHVGIDVLAILALLSTLGVQEYWAAWAVVLMIWSGEAIEEFAQTKAESNLSALVAAAPQMAHISDLPGVGAAGKVDGGHSADTTGPQNDGNHADIESIDNTNNVGTIGDAKRADSLETVGNTGGAGVPENPDKTVKRYSPASKVGATCAETMKREEFAENDHLAALFASSDKRLADGFRATLAAALPKGNARERENNLCVIDADDCNCELSSVAKDNAASSRNGSQDSRGKRTQPAGSLARHTFIGGSLARTSQAVKTMESQAAQDAHFHTVPVGQVALGDVLVVLPGETIPVDGKLLSGTATLDLSAINGEPLPRTVFAGARVMSGAINGSTMIVMRATQLAQDSQYQQTMQLVDSARASRAPVVKTADVLAVPFTIISLVIGVAAWIASGTPERFAQVLVLATPCPLLIAAPVAYMAGTGRLAKAGILTKTQEVLENLGKVSHIFFDKTGTLTVTRPQVVRVDVPDEARGRLPGLLGLRADSVAGLNDENNDAAMGSVGNNGGNADGGEDDSADAGESVAVHNDESGPTNAGEVVAVGTDSAGRSESSDASRLEDVIVELAAVVETYSVHILAQGIVAAGAAASKKLHNGRTAFPVVKDVHEDAGSGVRGMVEGHMVRVGRLSFAAGANAGGGGALAGVAMPNHADDNVSVAAKSGVAEIAGTSASAQIGGSAVCSQDNQDNRNNREKSAGVRADNDYLENSASSSDDADAASRESDAFSTSRFSPRAADEMVAYVSVDGLLAARIVLRDVPRDNARESLRRLRSLGVGAVTMLTGDSRSSADVIASEVGIDDVRADLLPQDKVAAVKAVSHETLSHSSKIETLLDRLSGQPKPRPISVMVGDGVNDAPVLAAADIGIAMTDGTSTAASQTAQVVIMNDDIADVPRAVAIARQTKRTMLQAVVTGLGLALVCMVAAAFNLIPVVVGAFMQEAIDVVSILWALTALRERDV
- a CDS encoding class C sortase yields the protein MASRTVRSGGSSTEAADAAGKAETSGAEAIETTDSVDAAGHAEAAKAAEATGSDVLAKPVEPDQTSAVVGTVESDGTIEPDGTVSRTGSVASVAPGLSARHAKARKPRSLIDIVIFLVGLAIFLYPLVADYVNYRQPQAAIDAYDAIVSKLSPSAQRRMWNDAKSYNAEIGRLPVRDPFRNANIKAPFDRYYQTLNVDGKGMMGYVDIPKIHVKLPIEHGTSDEALARATGHLATTPLPTDDTGIQPVVTGHTGLVGHILFDNLTQLKRGNVFQIRVLNHRLSYRVDRISVVLPDDVSRLQPIDGGNYVTLLTCTPYGVNDHRLLVRGHFVGEGVPATQPSGAPLWTMWLFLVLVMLAAVGMALTRRRRARLSRILADALDRFEAQDQEFRDASRLGRRHRSAGRLRAKIALLTTLLWLLAFVALACAWAAFGMMMRTGFLPVFDLGYAWFDAHVAYFFGII